From one Oceanispirochaeta sp. M1 genomic stretch:
- the rseP gene encoding RIP metalloprotease RseP, whose product MTIMKILFGLVGLSIVVVVHEAGHFIAAKLSGIKVEAFSVGWGKVLYSRMWKDTEFRISLFPLGGYCKMQGEQAMIQAWESKAKTIDTDEGDMYAASWWKRIIVSLSGPFMNLIFAGIIFFVISFIGYNIHFYPSRIVLASEYTQRSDYPADQAELQSGDLITAINGKEIERFDQLQRMIVVNPDEAITLTVKRDSKLMNIDVTPELNKESGAGYMGIYPWIDAVIREFSDESLLRDYGAMAGDRILAVNSRPVSHALDVSASLKEGELVQTMTILRNNQRITLDMSGGMELGLGGIKFDYLTYRTPAFKLISSFKNGALEAWESTRNSVKGLALLFKGINLQSAVSGPLRITYMTGDLAFSGFKAGIGEGLLSFFRFIALINIALFIMNLLPIPVLDGGQILLFLVEGLFKRKPNPAVLYRYQMLGTMIVFALIIFATMNDILFFSRN is encoded by the coding sequence ATGACCATAATGAAGATTCTATTCGGTCTGGTTGGATTATCCATTGTAGTGGTAGTCCATGAGGCCGGACATTTTATAGCCGCCAAACTTTCAGGCATCAAGGTTGAGGCCTTCTCCGTCGGTTGGGGTAAGGTTCTCTATTCAAGGATGTGGAAAGATACGGAATTCAGGATTTCTCTCTTCCCCCTCGGAGGATACTGCAAGATGCAGGGTGAACAGGCAATGATACAGGCCTGGGAGAGCAAAGCAAAAACCATTGATACCGACGAAGGTGATATGTATGCCGCCAGCTGGTGGAAGAGAATCATTGTGTCTCTCAGCGGTCCGTTTATGAACCTGATTTTTGCGGGGATTATCTTCTTCGTAATCAGTTTCATAGGTTATAACATCCACTTTTACCCGTCTCGTATTGTCCTTGCCTCTGAGTATACTCAACGCAGTGACTACCCCGCTGATCAGGCCGAACTGCAGAGCGGAGATCTGATTACTGCAATCAATGGTAAAGAAATTGAGCGCTTTGATCAGCTCCAGAGGATGATTGTCGTCAATCCTGATGAGGCCATTACCCTTACAGTTAAAAGAGACTCAAAACTAATGAACATCGATGTCACTCCCGAACTAAATAAGGAGAGCGGTGCCGGTTATATGGGGATTTATCCCTGGATCGATGCTGTAATCCGTGAGTTCAGTGATGAATCACTTCTCAGGGACTACGGTGCCATGGCCGGAGACAGAATACTGGCGGTCAATTCAAGACCCGTTTCTCATGCCCTGGATGTTTCTGCCTCACTTAAAGAGGGAGAGCTTGTTCAGACCATGACCATTTTGCGGAATAATCAGAGAATTACCCTGGATATGTCCGGTGGGATGGAATTAGGCCTGGGTGGAATCAAGTTTGATTACCTGACATACCGGACACCGGCATTCAAACTCATCTCATCATTTAAAAATGGAGCCCTGGAAGCCTGGGAATCAACTAGAAACTCTGTTAAGGGACTTGCACTTCTATTCAAGGGTATCAATCTTCAGTCAGCCGTTTCCGGCCCCCTGAGGATCACCTATATGACCGGAGATCTGGCATTCTCAGGATTCAAAGCCGGTATCGGAGAGGGGCTGCTGAGCTTCTTCCGCTTTATTGCTTTGATTAATATTGCCCTGTTTATAATGAACCTTCTTCCCATTCCTGTCCTTGACGGCGGTCAGATACTTCTGTTTCTTGTAGAAGGCCTGTTTAAAAGAAAACCTAATCCAGCGGTACTCTATAGATACCAGATGCTGGGTACGATGATAGTATTTGCACTGATAATTTTTGCAACCATGAATGACATACTCTTTTTTTCAAGGAACTGA